The genomic DNA TCATTAATTAATCACTTAAAGGAAAATAACGTTTCACTTGTTCTGTTACATTATGACTCATTATAATTTTGCCATAATCATTTAGATAGTACGCTGTTCGATCACTTGGCATTGCAAATTCTAATATTTGACCATAGAAATCATGAATGTCTTCTTCTTGAACAGATTCATCAAAATGAACTGCATAATAATACGTTTGATCTATCATATAAAGTAAATCTTCAAAATCAGTCAATTGTTGATCGTTACGATGTGCATATTCAATGACATTCTCTAAATTTTCAAATTTAAAAATCGCAGTACGTGGTGTCGGTGCTTTAGTCTTATGCGTACGTTCTCTTTCATTTTGACTATCTGATGTTTGTTCATCTTTCAACGACTGTGATAATAATTCATTCAATTGGCTATCGAATTCATCAAAGGTACTATCTTCTTCAGACATTTGCATCAAATCATCATTTTTAGATTTTGAAATCGTTACTTCGACACCTTTTTCAAAGGCATGTACTTGTATCCATAACGGTCCTTCAACGACAAAATCTTCTTCTTCATTGATTTCTTCCATAACGGACCAGAAAAATTCTTCGCCTCGTTTACGGTTAGTCCAAAGATCTTCACGCTTAAATCCACGCGCCTCAATATCTGTATATGTGATAAAAAGTTTTTACAGTCATATCGTCTATACGTTCTATTCTCATATCATCTCACTCCTTACAGTCGATGAATAGTAACCCTATTGTATTAGACAACCAATAAAAACACAATCTATTTGACTGTATCAAATAAAATTGTGTACCTTAACACTTTCAGTATAACATATCTCCCTTACATGACACCCGTTAGGCACACACATTGAAAATGGAGAAATGTATGATGGTTTATGATTAGCTCTATCATTTGGCACTTCTCTGTCATCATAATTAAAAGGACTGGAAGTGATTTTCCAGTCCTTTTAATATGCTAACGCTCGTCTCACAATAGTGATTCAAAACGCTTATATTTAATCAACCATACGTTGTGCTTCTTGCAATTGGAACGTACGTACTTTACGTGGTAAGAAACGACGAATTTCGTCTTCGTTATAACCTACTTGTAATCGTTTATCGTCTAAAATAATTGGACGACGTAAAATACCAGGGTTGTCTTGAATAATTGTGTATAAATCTTGAAGTGGCAATGCATCAATGTCCACATTTAATTTTTGGTAAGTTTTAGAACGTGTAGAAATAATTTCGTCCGTTCCATCTTCAGTCATTTTCAAGATTTGTTTAATTTCATCTAAAGTTAAATGTTCAGAAAAAATATTACGCTCCGTATACGGAATGTCATGTTCTTGTAACCATGCTTTCGCTTTACGGCAAGATGTGCAACTTGGTGAAGTAAATAATGTTACCATACATCTCACTCTCCTAATTTAATGAATGTCATTCATTGTAATTTAACGCTTCAAGATCAACTGCTTAATCATATATAAACAATTCTAATCTTAATTTATCTTTGCTTCTAACGCTTATGTTTATATTATACACCTGAAACATTAAAATTAAATGAGAAATCTGTAAAATAATCAAATGATTGCAATAATCAGACTTTAGTATGATTTTTTTCAATTTGGTTACTTCCTTAATATTAACATAACTTACAAACAAAGAAAATACTGTTACAATAGTATTGAATAACCAAGAAAGAAAGTAGGCTAGTCATTATGAAAACATTATTTTCGGGAATTCAACCGAGTGGTATTCCGACAATCGGTAATTACATCGGGGCGCTTAAACAATTTGTCGATATACAAGACGATTATGAATGTTACTTTTGTATTGTCGATCAACACGCGATTACAGTTCCTCAAGATCGGTTGAAATTAAGAAAGCAAACACGTCAACTTGCTGCCATTTATCTTGCTTCCGGTCTCAATCCAGATAAAATCACTTTATTTATCCAATCAGAAGTGCCTGCACATGTACAAGCTGGCTGGATGTTAACAACCATTTCTTCAATTGGTGAATTGGAGCGTATGACTCAATTTAAAGACAAATCACAAAAACAAACGGAAGGTATTCCTGCAGGACTCTTAACTTATCCACCTCTTATGGCTGCAGATATTGTGCTATACAACACTGATATCGTTCCCGTGGGTGATGATCAAAAACAACATATGGAGTTAACACGTAATCTTGTCGATCGTTTTAACTATCGTTACAACGATATTTTAACTAAACCAGAAGTCCAAATGCCAAAAATAGGTGGACGTGTTATGAGTCTTCAAGATCCAACGAAAAAAATGAGTAAAAGTGATGACAATCAGAAAAACTTTATTTCGTTACTCGATGAACCTAAAGTCGCAGCTAAAAAAATCAAAAGTGCCGTTACAGATTCTGATGGTATTATTCAGTTTGATCCAGAACAAAAGCCAGGTATTTCTAATTTATTAACCATCTATTCTAGTTTGACTGGAGAATCTATTTCTAACCTAGAAAAACGCTATGCCAATGAAGGCTATGGGACATTTAAAGGCGATTTGGCAGAAGTGGTCGAAAACTTTTTAATCGACTTCCAAGAAAAATATCACCATTTCTTAGAATCAGACCGCTTAGATCAAATATTAGACGAAGGACGCGACAAAGCGCATCGTGTTTCTTCTAAAACATTGAAAAAAATGGAAAAAGCAATGGGACTAGGACGTAAACGCAAATAAGAAGTGAAACAATTAGCATTATTCTTAACGCAAAAGACGCCTGACAAACACTGAATTCACAGTCTGTCAGACGTCTTTTTCTATGCTATTTCTCTTTTTTCTTACCTGTTTTTCTATCAATATCTTTGTCGATGTATACATATTTCAATGTAGTATCTCCACCGATATTATGATATTCAAGGTTTTTAACTTGAGGGTTTGTTAAGTGTGCTTCCCCTTTTTGATATATTGGTGCGATTGGCGCATCGTTTAATAATAATTCTTCAGCTTTCACTAACGATTCATTACGTTTTTCTTCATCTTTCAATAATACGCCGTTTGCATCTTTCACCAATTTATCATACGTTTTGTTGCTCCATCCTGTTTTGTTCGATGCATTACCCGTTGTCATAATATTTAAGAATGTGAGTGCATCCGGATAATCAGGTCCCCAACCAGATAATGAAATCTCATAGTTCTGACTTTGTTCGCGAGCAACACGTTGTTTAAACGGTAACTGTTGAATTTTTATAGTCACACCTGGCAAGTTCTTTTCAATTTGTGCTTTAATAAATTCAGCTGATATTTTAGATGCAGGTGTGTCTTCTGTATTTAATTTAAATGTAAATTCACTTTGACCTAATGCTTTTTTCGCTTTGTCATAATGCTCTCGTGCTTTTTTAGGATTGTAACTTAATGGTGACTTAATTTGATCAGCAAAATCTTTGCCATGCGGTGTTTTAGCAGTTGCTTTAGCTGTAAACGCATCACTTGGTGCAGAACCGTTGTTTAAAACTGAATCTACGTAAGCCTTTTTATCAATGGCTTGTGAAAATGCAATCCGCATATCTTTATTTTTAAAAGCAGGTACTTTATCTTGATTCAACTTCAAGTAGAACGTTGAAGCGAGTAAACGTTTTTTCAATGCAGGAGAATCTTTATATTTATCTACTTGTTCAGATGAGATGCCTGTATCATCTACCGAACCTGTATCGTATAAAGATGCACCGGCTTGTCCATCTTTCAAAATTTTATAATTCACCTTATCAAGTTTAACAGCATCTTTATCCCAATAGTCGTTATTTTTAACTAATAAGATTTTATCTTCAACTGCCCATTCTTTTACTTTAAATGGACCGTTGTAGACTACCTTATCTGCTTTCGTACCGTATCGATCACCATACTTTTTAACGATTTTTTCGTTTTGTGGCATAAATGTACCAAAAGCTAACATTTCCTTGTAATAAGGAATTGGTTTAGTTAATTCAAATTGTAATGTATGATCGTCTAAAGCTTTCACACCTAATTCTTTCGGTTTCTTTTTGCTCATGTTAATTTCTTCAGCATTTTTCAAATCATACATAATATAAGCATATTCAGAAGCTGTATTTGGATCTAGAACACGACGCCATGCAAAGACGAAATCATGTGCCGTTACCGGATCACCATTGGACCATTTCGCATTTTCTCTTAACTTAATTGTCCAAGTCTTACCACCATTTGTAATTTTAGGTTCTCCTTTTGCAACACCAGGTACCGCTTCATCTTTACCATTTAAAGTGTAAAGCCCTTCATAAACTTGATTGAATTTATCAAAACTCACACTATCTGTAACTTTAGCGGTATCCAATGATGTCATATCCTGTGGTATGACTTTTCGAAATACTTGCCCTTCATCATCATAGACACTTCCAGCATTGCCACAGGCAGACAAAACAAGTACTGCTACAATAGCAGTCATTAT from Staphylococcus schleiferi includes the following:
- a CDS encoding peptide ABC transporter substrate-binding protein — translated: MTAIVAVLVLSACGNAGSVYDDEGQVFRKVIPQDMTSLDTAKVTDSVSFDKFNQVYEGLYTLNGKDEAVPGVAKGEPKITNGGKTWTIKLRENAKWSNGDPVTAHDFVFAWRRVLDPNTASEYAYIMYDLKNAEEINMSKKKPKELGVKALDDHTLQFELTKPIPYYKEMLAFGTFMPQNEKIVKKYGDRYGTKADKVVYNGPFKVKEWAVEDKILLVKNNDYWDKDAVKLDKVNYKILKDGQAGASLYDTGSVDDTGISSEQVDKYKDSPALKKRLLASTFYLKLNQDKVPAFKNKDMRIAFSQAIDKKAYVDSVLNNGSAPSDAFTAKATAKTPHGKDFADQIKSPLSYNPKKAREHYDKAKKALGQSEFTFKLNTEDTPASKISAEFIKAQIEKNLPGVTIKIQQLPFKQRVAREQSQNYEISLSGWGPDYPDALTFLNIMTTGNASNKTGWSNKTYDKLVKDANGVLLKDEEKRNESLVKAEELLLNDAPIAPIYQKGEAHLTNPQVKNLEYHNIGGDTTLKYVYIDKDIDRKTGKKKEK
- the spxA gene encoding transcriptional regulator SpxA translates to MVTLFTSPSCTSCRKAKAWLQEHDIPYTERNIFSEHLTLDEIKQILKMTEDGTDEIISTRSKTYQKLNVDIDALPLQDLYTIIQDNPGILRRPIILDDKRLQVGYNEDEIRRFLPRKVRTFQLQEAQRMVD
- the trpS gene encoding tryptophan--tRNA ligase; amino-acid sequence: MKTLFSGIQPSGIPTIGNYIGALKQFVDIQDDYECYFCIVDQHAITVPQDRLKLRKQTRQLAAIYLASGLNPDKITLFIQSEVPAHVQAGWMLTTISSIGELERMTQFKDKSQKQTEGIPAGLLTYPPLMAADIVLYNTDIVPVGDDQKQHMELTRNLVDRFNYRYNDILTKPEVQMPKIGGRVMSLQDPTKKMSKSDDNQKNFISLLDEPKVAAKKIKSAVTDSDGIIQFDPEQKPGISNLLTIYSSLTGESISNLEKRYANEGYGTFKGDLAEVVENFLIDFQEKYHHFLESDRLDQILDEGRDKAHRVSSKTLKKMEKAMGLGRKRK